The genomic stretch GGTCGGCGCCAGAACCGCGTCATACCCCGCAAAAGAAGCATCCCAAGCCGCGCGGCAGCTTTCCAAAGCCGCCCACGCCGCCACATAATCAGGCCCCGAGAAATTGCGCCCCGCCTGGAACCGCTCGCGAATTTCCGAAAACATCGCATCGGGGTTGGCCTCAATCACATCGCGCCACAGGCCATAAGCTTCGGCTGTGTAGAGCGCGCCGGTCAACGCCATGGCCTGCTCCACTTCCGGCACCTCGATCGTATCGATAGTGGCACCCGCGGCTTCCAACCGGCGCACGGCATCGTCGAAGGCCTGACCGGGAACGTCCCGCAGATTGTCCAAAGCCACGGTTTTCAGAACCGCAAAGCGCCGCCCATTGAGCGACGCACCGCGCAAGTCCGCAGGCACCCCACCTTCGAGCATGGCCAGCATCTGTGCTGCATCCTCGACCGAGCGGGCAAGCGGGCCGACTGTGTCAAACCGCAGGCAAAGCGGCACAACGCCTTCCAGGCTGACGCGGCCCGACGTGGTCTTGAGCCCCACCAGATCGTTCCACGCCGACGGAATGCGCACCGAACCGCCCGTGTCCGAACCGATCCCGCAAGCTGCCAGATTGAACGCGACCGAGGCCCCCGCCCCGGATGACGACCCGCCTGGAACGGCGGATTCGTCATGCACACAAGGCGGCGTTGCGGTGATCGGGTTATAGCCCAAGCCGGAAAACGCCAGCTCAGACATATGTGTCTTGCCCAGGCAGACCGATCCGGCGGCAGTTGCGTTCTGCAACACCAGCGCATCCGTATCCGGCACGCGCCCCTTGAGCAGCGCCGATCCGGCCTCGGTTCCAACACCTACCGTGTCGAACAGGTCTTTCCAACTGATCGGCACCCCGTCCAGCAACGACAGGCGGCGGCCCACTTTGGCACGTTCTGCGGCCGCTTTTGCCTCGGCCAGCGCGCGGTCATGGGTTACGCGGGCGTAGATCCGGTCGCGCAGCGGGTGAGCGTCAATGGCGTCCAGATAGGTTTGCGTCAAATCAACCGGGTCGATATCGCCCGCAGCAATCCCACGTCCCAGATCGCTTGCCGTCATTTTCAGCCAATCGCCCATCTTGCCCTCTCTCCCTTGGTTCGGGTGCGACGGTAGCGACAGCGTTCCGCATGGACAATCCCGAAAGGCTGCGCATATTGCACCTCATGGATATGACATCGGATATCGTGATTGTTGGTGGTGGGCTGAACGGCCCTGCGCTGGCTTTGGCCCTGACCGCTACCGGACACAGCGTGACCGTGATCGACGCGCTGCCGGTCAAGACTCGCAAGAATGCAGCCTTTGACGGGCGGTCTTATGCCTTGGCCTTGGCCTCGCAGCGGCTGTTACAGGCAATCGGCGTTTGGGAGGCGGTCGAAGATCACGCCCAACCGATGTTAGAGATCAAGGTCACGGACGGGCACGCAGGTGCAGGTCCCTCGCCATTCTTCATGCATTTCGACCATGCCGAGCTTGAAGAAGGGCCAATGGGCTACATGGTCGAGGACCGCCACCTGCGCCGCGCGTTCATGAATGCGATGGCGGCTGATCCGATGATCACCCAGATCAACGGCAAATCGGTGGTTGCACAACAGGCTTTGCAAGCCGGTGTTTCGGTTACGCTGGACGATGGAGCCGAGGTCACAGGCAAGCTGCTTGTAGGGTGTGATGGCCGCAAAAGCGGCACCGCCACGCGCGCAGGCATCAAACGCACCGGTTGGGACTATGGGCAAACAGCCCTGGTCTGCGCCATCGAACACGAACTGCCGCACAACGGTGTTGCACACCAGTTCTTCATGCCCCACGGACCACTGGCCATCCTGCCACTGACAGGCAACCGCAGCTCGATCGTCTGGAGTGAAAAGACCGATATGGCCCATCGGATCAATGCGATGGAACCTGACGACTATGTTCAGGTGTTGCGCCCACGGTTCGGCGATTTTCTGGGACAGATCAAACTCGCAGGCGACCGGTTCACCTATCCGCTGAACCTAACCGTGGCGAACTCCTTTGTCGGAGACCGTGTGGTGCTGGTCGGTGATGCAGCGCACGGTATGCACCCAATCGCGGGCCAGGGGCTGAACGCGGGTCTGCGGGATGTGGCAGCCTTGGCCGAGGTGCTGACACTCGCCGGTCGGCGCGGAGAGGATCTGGCCTCGCAGCTGGTGCTGGAGCGGTATCAACAGTGGCGACGGTTCGACACGGCTACGCTGGCCTTGGCGACAGATACATTCAACCGGCTGTTTTCAAACGATAACCCGCTGCTACGACTGGGGCGCGACATCGGCATGGGGATCGTTGGATCACTGCCCGGACTAAAACGTGGCTTTGTGCGCGAAGCCGCGGGTTTAACCGGAGACTTGCCAAAACTGATGCAAGGCCGAGCGATCTGAAACGCTAGATAGCGTATTTGGGTTTCGGGGGCTCTCCCGCCCGTCGATCAGGCATCAAAGATGCCCTCCTCCCGTTGGGCCGGGCCTCGCTTCGCTCGGTGGCCTGCACTTGTGGCGAAACAAGTGCCCCAAGGCGGAACCGCGCCGAGCGACAAGCGAGGCGCTCGGCCCAAGGCCGTTAGCGGTGCTGACAAAGTCAGGATTGCTCGGGTGCGGGAGCGCCCCCGGAGCCGCAGCATTCTCATTCGAGTTCGCGCGCCTCGTCCTGCAACATGACCGGTATACCGTTGCGGATAGGATAGGCCAGGCCCGCAGATTTCGAAATCAGCTCCTGCCGCTCGGCATCATATTCCAGTGTTGCCTGGCTCATCGGGCAGACCAGCACCTCGAGCATGCGGCGGTCAAACGCCTGGTTCTGTTCATTCACTGTAGTGTTTCCTCATTCCCGTCACCGCCCCGCAGGGCAAATTCGATCAATGTCACCAGCGTCTCGCGCCGTGTGGCCAAACAAGGTGCCTCAAGCAACGCCTGCTTCTCCTCGGGGTCGAAATCCAGCAGCATGGACAGCGAGTTCACCAGCAACTCGTCATCTGCATCCTTGAGCGTTTCCCAATCCGTCGACAGATCGCGCGCGGAAAAGAACCGATGCAACAGATCCAGAAACCCCGTTCGATCGAACCGATCATCGGCCTCACCGCGCCCCAGATCCCGGTCGAACCCGTTCCAGCAGACCTGGCACCGGCGATAGGGTGTGAACCCCTCAATCTCGCTTTTGACCCGGAACCGCGAGACACCGCTCAGCGTGATCATGTAACGGCCATCCTCGGTTTCAGAGAACTGCGTCACACGGCCTGCACAACCGATCATGTGCAGCTTGTCCGAACTCGCAGGCGACGGGTTCGGTTGAACCATCCCGATCAGACGTTGCGGCGTCTTCAGCGCATCGTTCAGCATCTGAAGATAGCGCGGTTCAAAAATATGAAGTGGCAGCCGGGACCGGGGCAACAAGAGCGCCCCAGGCAGTGGAAACACCGCGATCGTGTCCGGCAAATCGGCGGATTGCATCATGTACCGATGGTAGCCCTGAATTATTTTTAGGCAAATATCATCGAGCTGAGCTTGCGCCGCCCGTTCAAAACCACCGGATCGTTGGGCTTGAGCGCATCAAAGATCGTGAACAGTTGAGCCTTGGCGGCCCCATCGTTCCACTCGCGGTCCCGACGGAACAGCTCCAGCAGTTGCGCCACGGCCTCTTCGACATTGTCATTTGCATGCAAGGCCTGCGCCAGGTCGAACCGTGCCTGGTGGTTGTCGGGCTCGGCGTCGACCGTCGCTGTCAACTCAGCCACGGGCCCGGCATTTGCTGCCTGCTTGGCCAGTTCCAACTGCGCATGGGCTGCTTCCAGTTCGGCGCTATCCGAGATTTCAGCTGGTGCGCCATTCAAGATCGCCTCGGCCTGATCCAGATCATCGAGTGCGATATGTGCGCGCACCAAGCCACCATAGGCTGCAGCGTGATTGGGATCTTCGCCCAGGATTGCAGCAAAGGTTTGCGCCGCGTCCACAGCTGCACCGCTGCCGAGCATCTCCTCGGCGGCCTCTACAGCCTCGTCCAACTGACCACCTGGCGATTGACCACCCGCAGCGGCGATCACCCGGTCGACGAAGGCCTTGATTTCAGAGCCCGGCAAAGCGCCCTGGAACCCATCAACGGGCTGCCCCTTGAAAAAGGCATAGACCGTCGGGATCGACTGGATTTGCAGCTGACCCGCGATCATCTGCGCCTCATCCACGTTGATCTTGACCATCTTGACCGCGCCCTTGGCGGCGGTCACGGCCTCTTCCAGCATCGGGCCAAGCGTCTTGCACGGACCGCACCACGGCGCCCAGAAGTCCACGATGACCGGAACCTCTTGCGAAGCTTCGACCACATCGGCCATGAAAGTTGCCTCAGAGCTGTCTTTGATCAGATCTGCGGCCGGAGCGCCGCCTGCGCCGTTGAGAATGTCCATCACGTGCCTCTTTGGGTTCGAACTTGGCCTTTATATGCAGCCCAACGCGCTGGAAACCAAGTGGGGACGCGCCTGTTTGCTGAAAAAACAGGCGCTGTCGCGGTTACAGATCAAAACTCGCAAAGACCGGAGCGTGATCGCTGGGTTTTTCCCAACCACGGGCATCACGCAAGACGCGGCTGGAATGGCCCGCGTTCGAGATATCGCCCGTGGCCCAGATGTGATCGAGCCGCCGCCCCTTGTCGGCCGCGTCCCAATCGCGGGCACGGTACGACCACCAGGAATAGAGCTGACCTTCGGGAAGGTCCTGCCGGGTGATGTCGATCCAACCGCCTGCGTCCTGCGTTTCCGCCAAATGCTCGACCTCAATCGGGGTATGGCTCACCACCTTAAGCAGTTTCTTGTGATCCCAAACGTCATCTTCGCGCGGAGCGATGTTCAGATCCCCCACCAGGATCGACTTTTTCATCTGCTCAGATTTAAACCAGTCGCGCATGTCAGTGAGGTAGTCCAGCTTCTGCCCAAATTTCTCATTCTTCTCGCGGTCCGGCACATCACCACCTGCAGGCACATAGAAATTGTGAACCGTGACGCCGTTTTCCAGCGTGCCCGCGATATGGCGCGCGTGGCCCAGGTCCGCGAAATCCTGGCTGCCCGCCTCGACCATCGGAATTCGCGACAGGATGGCGACGCCGTTGTACCCCTTTTGCCCGCGCGCAACCATATGGGTGTAGCCAAGGGCCGCGAACCCTTCCATCGGGATTTTGTCGACCGGGCTTTTGCACTCTTGCAGGCAGAGCACATCGGGCGCCTCTTCCTCAAGCAGTTTGAGCACGATCGGCTCGCGCAGTCGGACCGAATTGATATTCCAGGTGGCAAGGGTAAAGGGCATGATCAGGCGTTCCTTGTTCGCGGTCGGCACACCCTAGCGTGGCGCATCGGGGTGTGCCATCCCAAACCTATTGCCTGATTGGTTCAGTTCTTGCGTTCAGCGCGGACCTGTCGCATGGCACCGCCATTTCCTGTGATCCGCAGGTTTTCACCGTTTTCCAGCAGCTCGACATCGGCCTTTTCAAGCTCGCCCTTCCAGCCGTGTTTCGTGCGTTCAAGCGCTGCGGTTTCCGGACCGTCGCTCAGACGTTCCCAAACCATTTGGGTACAGTCTGCGTTGACAGTGAAGTCGCCGTAAACGCCATGCTCGCTAAACGCATAAGCGCCCGATGACCACGGGCAAGCTGACACCGTGCCTGAAATCAGCATGGCGCCAACAAAGGTGAAAGTTGAAAGTCGTTTCATGGGGGTATCCACTGTGTTGAAAATCAGATGCCGCAAAAGATAGCGCAGATTATCAAATCGTCACAGCACCCCACCGGACAAAAAAAGACCGGGCGCAAGGCCCGGCCCAGTCCAACAGGGAGGTACATGTCATAACCCGGACATGCGCGGGATAAGGCGACCCTAAAGATGCAGCGCAGGTGCTGCTTTGATCTGGGTCAATACATCAGGCCACCAAGCGATAGCCGCCGGATTCCGTCACCAGCAAACGGGCGTTCGACGGATCGGGTTCGATCTTTTGGCGTAGGCGATAGATGTGAGTTTCCAGCGTGTGAGTTGTAACGCCCGCATTGTATCCCCAGACCTCGTGCAGCAGCACATCGCGCGCCACGACCCCATCGGTCGAGCGATAGAGGAACTTGAGAATGTTCGTTTCCTTCTCGGTCAGGCGGATCTTGCGGTCGTCTTCGGTGATCAGCATCTTCATCGCGGGCTTGAAGGTATACGGCCCCAACGTGAATACGGCATCCTCAGATTGCTCGTGCTGGCGCAGCTGTGCACGGATACGGGCCAGCAGCACCGGGAATTTGAACGGTTTGGTCACATAGTCGTTGGCGCCCGCATCCAATCCCAGGATGGTGTCTGCATCGCCATCATGACCCGTCAGCATCAGGATCGGGCTTTTGACGCCTTGCTTGCGCATCAGGCGGCACAATTCGCGCCCGTCGGTGTCCGGCAAGCCCACATCCAGGATCACCAGGTCATACAGCGCCTCCTTGACGCGTTCCATGGCGCTCTGGCCGTCGTTTGCTTCGAACACGTCAAAGTCCTCGGTCATCACGAGCTGTTCGCTCAGCGCTTCGCGCAGGTCTTCGTCGTCATCCACCAGCAGGATCTTTTTCAGCTGAGCCATCGTGGCGCCCTCCTAATTCCGTGTTCTACACTTGAGACCGTTAAACGCATTCGACAAGATTTACTGCAATCGTCTCACGCCCTCGTGTCTATCGCAGGGTAATTGTTTCACATTCCTTACAATTGCGGTTAGGAAGAGCGCGAACGTTATAGGGTAACATCCATGAGTCTTATCCCAGACATCACCGAACTTCTGGCACGTGCGCGATCTGACTTGCGCATGGGTGTTCCGGTTGTTCTGACCGACGACGCGGGATTAAGCGTCTTGGCATGTTCAACCGAGACATTGAGTTCTGTGCGCCTGCAGGATCTGCGTGATCTGGCAAATGGAAACCCTGTTGTTGCCGTGACCGTTCGTCGGGCCGAAACGCTCAAAGCCCGCGCCTATGATGGGGATCTGGCCCGCATCGAGATACCCGGCCATGCCGACCTTCATTGGATCCAGTCGATCGCTGATCCGTCGGATGATCTGAACACGCCTATGAAAGGTCCCGTGCTGACAGAACGCCAAGGCAGCGCCAGTTTGCACAGAATCGCCATCACCTTGGCCAAGTCCGCACGGTTGCTTCCAGCAGCCGTGGTGGTTCCGGTCGAAGGTGGCCCATCGTTTGCGGCGGCCAATGGTCTGACGTTGATCGACCACGCCCGCGCAGCCCCGCATTTGTCAGAACGCAGCCCGCTTCACGTCATCTCGGCCGCTCGCCTGCCGATGGAAGTGTCCGAGGCTGGCCGTTTGCACGTTTTCCGACCCGAAGATGGCGGCGAAGAACACTACGCCGTTGAAATCGGCCGCCCGGACCGCAACAAACCGGTTTTGGCCCGGCTGCATTCTGCCTGCTTCACCGGTGACATCATGGGCAGCCTAAAATGTGACTGCGGCCCACAGTTGCGGGGCGCTCTGGCACAGATGGGCGCCGAGGGCGCAGGAGTTCTACTCTATCTCAACCAAGAAGGGCGTGGGATTGGTCTGGCCAACAAAATGCGCGCCTATTTCCTGCAGGATCAAGGGTTTGACACAGTCGAGGCCAACCACCGGCTGGGGTTTGAAGATGATGAACGCGACTTTCGTTTGGGCTCAGACATCCTGAGAGAACTGGGCTTCAAATCTGTGCGCCTGTTGACCAACAACCCCAACAAGATCGCGATGATGGAACGGACCGGTATCGCCGTGACCGAACGTGTCCCGCTGAAGGTCGGCGAGACAGAACACAACCGCGGCTATCTGGCCACCAAAGCAGCCAAGTCGGGACATATGTTGTGACCCCATACGATCTGGTACTGACGCCACGGGGCGTTCGGTTTCAGGGTCGACTCTACCCTTGCTCGATCGGGAAAGGCGGTATCCGCACGGATAAACGCGAAGGCGATGGGGCCACGCCTGTTGGCACGCACCAAATTGTTGGAATGCTCTATCGCCCAGACCGGATCGATCAACCGGCGCCATGGGCCGTTCCCATCGGGCCACACGATCTGTGGTCAGATGCGTCTGGACAACGGGACTATAACCTTCAGGTCCGAGCCCCTTACGCGCACAGCCACGAAAGATTACGCCGTGCCGATCCGCTTTACGATTTGGTACTGATCACAGATTGGAATTGGCCGGTGGCCGAAGCAGGCAAAGGCTCGGCCATCTTCATACACCAATGGCGTCGGCCAGGTTATCCAACCGAGGGCTGCATCGCCTTTGGCCGTGATCATCTGCACAAGATTGCCCGAACCATTCAGCCCGGCGCCCGACTTATTGTGCCTGAGCTTTAACCCGGTCACCAAAGATCGCTGATCCGACGCGCACATGGGTGGCACCCAAAGCAATTGCACGCTCAAAATCACTGCTCATGCCCATCGACAGACCATTCAGCCCGTTGCGGGCCGCAATCTTTGCCAGTAGCGCAAAGTGCAACGCAGGCTCTTCTTCGACCGGCGGGATGCACATCAAGCCTTTGACCGGCAGATCCAAGGAGCGGCATTCCGCAATGAAATCATCAGCTTCCAAGGGCAGGATACCCGCCTTTTGTGGCTCTTCACCGGTGTTGACCTGAATGAACAGATCCGGGCAATGACCCATCTCTTGCGCCAGTCTCGCCAGCGTTTTGGCCAGCTTGGCGCGATCCACTGAATGAATGGCGTGGCACAGCTCCATCGCTTGGCGTGCCTTGTTGGTTTGCAGCGGGCCGATCAAATGCAGGTCGACGCCTGAAAATCGCTCCATGAAATCGGGCCATTTGCCAGCGGCCTCTTGCACCCTGTTTTCACCAAAACAGCGATGCCCTTGCTCCAATACGGCCTCAACCCGGTCATTGGGTTGAACCTTGGACACGGCAATCAATTTCACAGAATCTGCATCGCGTCCGGCGGCTTGGGCGGCTTTGGCAATACGGGCAGAGATGTCTTGCAGCGACATGGAATTCCTCGATCAGCGTTTGGCTGCAGGAAAACACCATGTAGCGGCAAAAGAAAAGGGCAGGTCCGAAGACCTGCCCAAATTCGATACCGTCAAGCGGTGTACAGCTTAGAAGCTGAAGTACACACCAGCCTGGAAGGTGTCGTTGTCGTTCGAAGCGCGGCGGTAGCCGGTTTCGAAGGACGCGCCGCCACCCAGGTCGTACGAGTAGTGGATACCATACGAGGTGCCTTCGCCGTTGTTCGAACCGGCGATGTTGTCGCGGTTGTCGCCACGGCCGTTTGCAACGTCTGCTGCCGAAACTGCGTCTTCGTTGGTGACCCAGAGAACAACGTTCGAAGCTGCGCCGATGTCGAAGTTGCCGTACAGGCCAACTTTGCCGATGCCGTCGTTGTCAGCATAGGCCAGGCGAGCGCCCCAACGGCCACCGTCATACGAACCGGTGATGATGGCTTTCTTTTCCCACGCGAAGTCGGAATCCTGGTACGAAGCAGCGATGTTGAAGTCGCCGAAGTTGTACGCCAGCATGATTGCCGAACGAGCAGCTGCGTTTGCTGCGCCGTTGCCAACGCCCGGGTTAACGGTGCTGTTGTTACGCTTCGAGTAGGAGATGTGACCGGTGAAGCCGCCAGCCGAGTACAGTGCTTCCACACCGTTCACGCCCGAACCACCCGACGAGTACGAGTCCCAGTTGAAGTATTCGTTGCTGACGTTACCAACGTGCGAAACGAAGCCCGCACCGTCAACACCGGTACCTGCGGTACGGGTTTCCAGGTAGGTGCCGGGGGTGTTTTCAACCGCACCGATGATGTTGCCGACGTTGACGCGGAAACCTTCGTAGGTCACGCCAAAGCGTGCGCCGTTTGCCTGGCGGGTGCCGCCAACAACGTTGTCACGGCTTTCAGCCTGGATACGGAAACGAGCGTCGAAGCCAACACCCGAGTCAGCTTCTGCCGACATGTCGAACTGCAGACGCAGACGGCTGGTGATGGTGGTCTTGGAGATACCATTGACGTTGCTGTCGTTGGCGTCGTTGTAGTCCAAGCCGAAACGGCCGTAACCGCTGATACGAACGTCTGCGGCTGCGACGCTTGCGGTAGCGATCAGCGCAGTCGTTGCGAAGAGAACTTTTTTCATCGTTTTTTCCCTCGGTTTTCTATTCACATGCCCAAACCGGAGAATCCAGCGTGGGTATGGAGAGGGGTTTCGCTCTTTTCGCCCCCTTCTTGCAAGGCTTGGGCGCTGCTCGTCAGCAAAGTCGTCACGGATGGTGCAGCTTTGCCACAGTACACGCAACTCACCGGCGAATTTCTGACCCCTTGTCGCCAGATAGCGGGTTTGGCGCCTGCTATATATACCTCACACACGCGCGCGTGGCACTTAGACTCTTGCCCAGCTTCGCCCGCAACGGTAGGACATGCTGTAGAAAGAAGTGGTGGGAATGCCTGATGGTGCTGCAAAAGACAATGAAAGCGACTTTGCTCCTGACCTTGTGTCTGGGAGTGGCAGCCTGCGGCAGCAGACGCTCGGCAGAAAACTCGATCGGGCCTCTGGGTCCTGACCAGGCAATCACAACCAACCGGGAATCAGCCCCGACCAACTACGAGAAATCTTCGATTTGGGACGTGTTTGGCGGCGGCAACAACGAGCAGACCGGCAATGTGAACCGCTACCTTTGGGCAGCGTCGCTGGACGTTCTGAGCTTTTTGCCCGTGCAGTCGGTTGATCCCTTCACTGGCGTCATCGTGACAGGATACGGGACCCCGCCCGGCGGAGGGCGCTCGTATCGCGCTACCGTGCACATCAAAGACCCGGCACTGGAAGCTCGTTCTTTGAACGTGGCGCTTCAATCTCGCGGCGGCCCAGTAAGCGCCGGAACCACCCGCGCCGTCGAAGATGCGATTCTTTCACGAGCGCGCCAGCTACGTATTGCGGACGACAAACTCTAGAAACCCGCAGAAATTCCATCTATCACGACGCCGGGTTCCTGCCCGGCGTTTTCATTTACCCAAGGACCGCATCTGATGTCGCGCTATTCCGCCAACGAAATCGAAGCCAAATGGCAAGAGGCCTGGGACAAGGCCGGGATTTTCACCGCCAAACGCAGCGCGGACAAACCCAAGTACTATGTGCTTGAGATGTTTCCCTACCCCTCGGGGCGCATCCACATGGGGCACGTGCGCAACTACACCATGGGCGACGTGATCGCGCGGCACAAACTGGCAACCGGTCACAATGTGCTGCACCCGATGGGCTGGGATGCCTTTGGAATGCCTGCAGAAAACGCGGCCATGGCCATTGGTGGTCACCCCAAGGATTGGACATACGGCAACATCGACGACATGCGCGGTCAGATGAAACCCTTGGGCCTGTCCATTGACTGGTCCCGCGAATTCGCAACCTGTGACCCGGAATACTATGGCCAGCAACAGGCCTTGTTCCTGGATATGCTGGACAAAGGTCTGGTTTATCGCAAAAACGCCGTGGTGAACTGGGATCCGGTCGACATGACCGTTCTGGCCAACGAACAGGTCGAACAGGGGCGCGGCTGGCGCTCTGGCGCTCTGGTCGAGCGTCGCGAGCTGACGCAGTGGTTCTTCAAGATCTCGGATTATTCAGAGGAACTGCTGAGCGCACTCGACACACTGGACAACTGGCCTGCCAAGGTGCGCCTGATGCAGGAAAACTGGATCGGCAAGTCGCGCGGCCTGCAATTTGCGTTCGAGCGGACTGATGGTGCCGAGCCGATCACCGTCTACACCACGCGCCCCGACACGCTGCTTGGGGCGTCCTTTGTCGGCATCTCACCCGACCACCCGATCTCGAAAGAGCTGGAAAAAGACAACCCGGAACTGGCCGAGTTTCTGGCCGAGTGCCGCAAGGGTGGCACCACCGAAGAGGCGATCGAGACCGCCGAGAAGCTGGGCTACGACACTGGCATCCGCGTGAAACACCCGCTGGACCCGAATTGGGAGCTGCCGGTCTGGATCGCGAACTTCATCCTGATGGATTATGGCACCGGCGCGATCTTTGCCTGCCCTGCGCATGACCAACGCGACCTGGATTTCTGCCGCAAGTACGGCCTGCCGGTCGTGGACACCTTCTTTGCACTGGACGACGATATGCCCGTTGGCAACGTCGCCTTTGTACCGCCGAAAACCGAAAAAGTCCGCTGGGTGAACCACTTCGCCGGTCTGACCGAGGCGACGGGCGACGAGGCGATCAACGCCACCGTCGATTTCGCCGAAAAGGCCGGTTGGGGCGAAGGCGTCACCAAATATCGCCTGCGCGACTGGGGTCTGAGCCGCCAGCGCTATTGGGGCTGCCCGATCCCAGTCGTCCATTGCGACACCTGCGGTGTGGTGCCCGAGAAGAAAGAGAACCTGCCGGTTCAGCTGCCTGAC from Falsiruegeria litorea R37 encodes the following:
- a CDS encoding DUF3576 domain-containing protein, whose protein sequence is MKATLLLTLCLGVAACGSRRSAENSIGPLGPDQAITTNRESAPTNYEKSSIWDVFGGGNNEQTGNVNRYLWAASLDVLSFLPVQSVDPFTGVIVTGYGTPPGGGRSYRATVHIKDPALEARSLNVALQSRGGPVSAGTTRAVEDAILSRARQLRIADDKL
- the leuS gene encoding leucine--tRNA ligase; its protein translation is MSRYSANEIEAKWQEAWDKAGIFTAKRSADKPKYYVLEMFPYPSGRIHMGHVRNYTMGDVIARHKLATGHNVLHPMGWDAFGMPAENAAMAIGGHPKDWTYGNIDDMRGQMKPLGLSIDWSREFATCDPEYYGQQQALFLDMLDKGLVYRKNAVVNWDPVDMTVLANEQVEQGRGWRSGALVERRELTQWFFKISDYSEELLSALDTLDNWPAKVRLMQENWIGKSRGLQFAFERTDGAEPITVYTTRPDTLLGASFVGISPDHPISKELEKDNPELAEFLAECRKGGTTEEAIETAEKLGYDTGIRVKHPLDPNWELPVWIANFILMDYGTGAIFACPAHDQRDLDFCRKYGLPVVDTFFALDDDMPVGNVAFVPPKTEKVRWVNHFAGLTEATGDEAINATVDFAEKAGWGEGVTKYRLRDWGLSRQRYWGCPIPVVHCDTCGVVPEKKENLPVQLPDDVSFDKPGNPLDRHPTWRDCACPSCGAPAKRETDTMDTFVDSSWYFARFTAPRAETPTDLAEAEYWMNVDQYIGGIEHAILHLLYSRFFARAMNITGHLPEKAIEPFDALFTQGMVTHEIYQTRDANGRPVYHLPEDVTDGKLADGTEVEIIPSAKMSKSKKNVVDPVSIISAFGADTARWFVLSDSPPERDVEWTASGAEAAHKHLSRVYRVAAEIAASDAPANDQDEALLRETHKAIHDVSGGVESFGFNASIAKLYAFTNVLAKSKAGSDAKRQAAKTLAQLMSPMTPHLSEELWQLLGGEGLVATAPWPVADEAMLVDDTITLPIQINGKRRAEISVPADMDKAEVEKIAMATEAVQKALDGAAPKKVIVVPGRIVNVVV